AGGCGACTATAATTTGAAAAATGATGATTAAATAATTCATGATTAAGATAGTTTTATAAACCAATTACCTAAATTAGTCCATACCAAAAATACTAATTTTGTTTATATTTATATAAAATTAGTTAAACAAAATTAAAGAATGAATAAACAGGATTATAAAATACATATCGTTGGTGCCGGAATTAGTGGCTTAATAGCAGCAAATGTGCTGGAAGAAAACGGATATTCTCCTGTACTAATCGAAGCTACAGATAGGGTAGGCGGTAGGGTCAAAACAGATATTGTAAATGGATATCAGTTAGACCACGGATTTCAAGTATTGTTAACCGCTTACCCTGCAGCACAAAAATATCTTGATTATAAAGCTTTAGATCTTCAAAACTTCTTACCTGGCACATCTATATTTAAAAATAAACAGCAAGAAATAATTGGTGACCCTCTAAGAGATGCTTCTCTCTTATTTTCAACACTTATTGCTAACATTGGTACCGTTGCCGATAAACTGAAAATTCTTAAACTAAATACTAAACTCAAGAAAAAATCAATAACAGATATATTTTCAGATGAAGCTAAAACGACATTTTCGTATTTGACCGATTTAGGTTTCTCTTCTGAAATAATTAATGATTTCTTCACACCTTTTTTTAGCGGAATTTTTCTTGAAGATAAACTAGAAACTTCTAGTAGAATGTTCGAGTTTGTTTATAAAATGTTCGGTGAGGGCAATGCTGCATTACCTAAAGGCGGAATTGAAGAAATTCCCAAGCAACTATTACAACAGTTAAAAAATACCACTATAAACTACCACACTGCTGTATCTTCTATTTTAGAGAATAAAATAATACTTGCTGACGGTAAAGAAATAGAAAGCGATTTTACCATTATAGCTACAGAAGCTAGTAACTTAATTCAGAACTTAAA
Above is a window of Maribacter aquivivus DNA encoding:
- a CDS encoding FAD-dependent oxidoreductase, with product MNKQDYKIHIVGAGISGLIAANVLEENGYSPVLIEATDRVGGRVKTDIVNGYQLDHGFQVLLTAYPAAQKYLDYKALDLQNFLPGTSIFKNKQQEIIGDPLRDASLLFSTLIANIGTVADKLKILKLNTKLKKKSITDIFSDEAKTTFSYLTDLGFSSEIINDFFTPFFSGIFLEDKLETSSRMFEFVYKMFGEGNAALPKGGIEEIPKQLLQQLKNTTINYHTAVSSILENKIILADGKEIESDFTIIATEASNLIQNLKNQAIEWQSCDTLYFETKQRTIKKPLIGLIPDQNTIINNIFYHTSLKTAINAGKELLSVTVVDNQGLSGKSLIEKVQTELKEHCGITSTTFIKHYCIPKSLPKLSELHYEISPSETRLTETIYLAGDIQLNGSLNAAMIAGEKAALGVLENLQGLFK